The window CGGCCGCGTGGTGCTGGAGACGTCGACCAAAGCCACCTCCGCCGAAGACCTGGCCAAGGCCATGGTCGGCGCCAACATCCCCCAGGCCACGCGCATCCCGCACCCGCCCGGCGAGGAGGTCCTCGTGCTGGACCGCGTCCGCACCGGCTGCCCGGATCGCGGAGTTGATCTCGACGAACTGACCCTTTCGGTGCGCGCTCACGAAATTCTCGGCATAGCCGGCGTGTCCGGCAACGGCCAGGCCCTGCTGGCGGACCTGCTGTCCGGCCTCGTCGCTCCGACCGGCGGCCATGTCGTTCTGCGCGGCCAGACCGTGAGCAGCCTCACCCCGGCGGCCATGATCCGCGCAGGCGTCGGCCGCGTGCCCGACGACCGCACCGGCACGGGGCTCGTGGCGGACATGACGGTCATGGAGAACCTGTCCACGGAGATCTACCGCCTGCCCGGCTTTTCCAAACGCGGCATGCTCAACTTCAAGGCCCTGGCCTCCCGCGCCGCGCAGCTCATGGACGTCTTCGACATCCGCTGCGCCGGGGCGGACGCGCCGGTGCGCAAGCTTTCGGGCGGGAACATGCAGAAGCTCATTCTGGCCCGCGTCCTGTCCCAGGGCCCGCACCTGATCCTCGCCAACCAGCCGACCTGGGGCCTCGACGTCGGGGCCACGGCCGCCGTGCACCAGCACCTCCTCGATGCGGCCCGGCGCGGGGCCGGGGTGGTTCTCATCTCCGAGGACCTGGACGAGCTCTTCCAACTCTCGGACCGCATCCAGGTCATGTACCAGGGCCGCCTGTCCAGCCCCGAGGACACGGCCACCGTAGACCGGGCCAGGCTCGGCCTGATGATGAGCGGTCAGACTTTCGACCAGCGGGGTGCCGCATGAGACTCGAACCCCGCGAATCCATGGCCTTCGGCTGGCAGGTCGGCGCGCCGCTCCTGGCCGTCGTCGCCGCCATGGCGATCTGCTCCGGGCTCATCCTCTGGGCCGGTGCCTCGCCCCTCTCGGCCTGGGGCCTGCTCCTCAAGGGCGCCCTGGGCTCGACCTTCGCCCTGACCGAAACCCTTACCCGCGCCACCCCGCTCATCTTCACCGGCCTGGCCGCGGCCGTGGCCTTCCGGGCCAAGCTCTGGAACATCGGCGGCGAAGGCCAGTTCTACGTCGGGGCCTGCATGGCCACCTGGCTCGGCACGGGCATGATCGACCTGCCCGCCTGGCTCATGATCCCCTTCCTCTTCCTGACCGGCGCCCTGGCCGGAGGGCTCTTCCTGCTGATCCCGACCTGGCTCAAGACGCGGCTCAAGGCCGACGAGGTTGTCACCACCCTGCTGCTCAACTTCGTGGTCCTGCTGGTCGTCAACTGGCTGGTCTTCGGCCCCTGGAAGGACCCCATGGCCATGGGCTGGCCCCAGGCCGCGCCCGTCGTCGACAGTGCCATGCTGCCCGTGCTCGTGCCCAAGTCGAGCCTGCACCTGGGCTTCGTCCTGGCCCTGGCCTGCGCGGGCCTCGTGTGGTGGATGATGCGCTTCACGGTCTGGGGCTTCGAGATCCGCGCCGTCGGCGCAAGCCTCAAGGCCAGCACCTTCGCCGGAATGCCGGTGGGCGCCACCATCGTCCGCACCGCGCTCCTGAGCGGCGGCCTGGCGGCCATGGCCGGCGTGAGCGAACTCTGCGGCGTCAAAGGCTACCTGACCCTCGATCTGTCCCCAGGCTTCGGCTACTCCGGCATCGTCGTGGCCATGCTCGCCGCCCTGCACCCCCTGGGCGTGGTCCTCTCGGCCATGTTCATCGCGATCATCTACATCGGTGCCGACTCCATGAGCCGCGCCATCACCATTTCCAATTACATCGCCGACGTGACCACGGCTGTGAGCCTGCTCATGGTCCTTTTGGCCATGTTCCTGACCCGCTACCGCATCCGCTGGAAATAACATGGACATCCTCTCCCTCGTCTTCGAAACCGGATTCTGGCTGGCCACCGTGCGCATGGCCACCCCGCTCATCTTCGGCACCATGGGCGAACTGATCTGCGAACGGGCCGGGGTCCTGAACCTCGGCATCGAGGGCATCATGGCCGCCGGCTGCATGTCCGGCTGGACCTGGGTCTACCTCGGCGGCACCCTCTGGGGCGGCGTGCTCTTCGCCGCCTGCGTCGGCGCAGGCCTAGGGCTCCTGCACGCCGTCTTCACCGTGCACCTGGGCCTGTCCCAGCACGTCACGGGCCTGGGCATCACCATGCTCGGCGCAAGCTTAAGCTCCTTCGCCTTCCGCATGATCCTGCCTCAGGTCACCACCCCGCCCAAGATCGTCCCCTTCGCGCCGCTGGACATCCCCGTGCTCTCCACCCTGCCCTTCATCGGCCCGGTCCTCTTCAGCCAGACCGCCCTCACGCTCACGGCCTTCATTCTCGTCGCCGTCACCGCCTACGTCCTGCTGCGCACCCCCCTCGGCCTGGCCCTGCGCATGGTCGGCGAAAACCCGCTGGCCGCCGAAGCCCAGGGCCTCTCCGTCCTTGGCCTGCGCACCGGAGCCGTCATGGCCGGCTCCGCCCTCATGGCCGTGGGCGGCGCGTTCCTGACGCTTGCCGCCTTCGACGCCTTCTACATCGGCATGGTCAACGGACGCGGTTGGATCTGCATCGCGCTTGTCGTCTTCTCGTCCTGGAAACCCGGCAAGGCGCTCCTCGGCACGCTCCTCTTCGCCGCCTTCGACGCCATCCAGATGCGCGTCCAACAGCAATCCATCTCCGCCATCCCGTACCAATTCTACCTCATGCTCCCCTACCTCTGCTCCATCCTGGCCCTCATCGCCATGTCCCGCAAAGCCGCCTACCCCAAGGCCTTGCTGGTTCCCTTTCGCAAAGGGGAGCGGTAGAGGGGGAAGAGACGCGGGGCGCTGCCCCGCACCCCGCAAGGGGCTCGCCCCTTGACCCGATTATTGGGGTGCAGGGGACGCGTCCCCTGCCCGCCGGAGGCACTCTTAAACACGAGGTTATCGACATGCTGGATCTGCTGATCATCAACGCGGCGCTGCCTGGGCAGGAGGCGCTGACTGAGATCGGGTGCAAGGATGGGCGCATCGTGATGGTCGAGCCGGGTATAAAGGTCGAGGCCGCGCAGACGATTGACGCCGAGGGATTTCTTGTCACGCCGCCGTTCGTGGACAGCCATTTTCATATGGATGCGACGCTGTCGGCGGGGATGCCGCGGCGCAACGAGAGCGGCACGCTGTTGGAGGGCATCAGAATCTGGGGCGAGCTCAAGCCGGATCTGACGCCGCAGGGGTTGAAGGAGCGGGCGCTGAAGTTGCTGCGCTGGAGCGTGGCCAAGGGCAACCTGGCCATCAGGACGCATGTGGACACGACGGACCCGAGCCTCATGGCCGTGGACGTGCTGCTGGAAGTGCGCGAGGAGATGAAGGCTTACGTGGACATCCAGCTCGTGGCCTTTCCCCAAGACGGGGTGCTGCGCGCGCCGAAGGGGGTGGAGTTGCTGGAGCGGGCCCTGGACAAGGGCGTGGACGTGGTCGGGGGGATTCCGCACTTCGAGCGGACCATGGACCAGGGCCGGGAGTCTGTGCGGGTGCTGTGCGAGATCGCGGCCAAGCGCGGGCTCATGGTCGACATGCACTGCGACGAGTCCGACGATCCGCATTCACGGCACGTGGAGAGCCTGGCGTATGAGACGCAGCGGCTGGGGCTGCACGGCCGCGTCACGGGTTCGCATCTGACGAGCATGCATTCCATGGACAATTACTACGTGTCGAAGCTCCTGCCGCTCATGGCCGAGGCGGGGATGCACTGCGTGTGCAACCCGCTGGTGAACATGAACCTGCAGGGGCGGCACGACACGTACCCCAAACGGCGAGGGCTCATGCGCGTGCCGGAGCTGATGGGCATGGGCATCAACGTGGCCTTCGGGCACGACGACGTCATGGACCCCTGGTATCCCATGGGCTCGCACGACATGCTCGAAGTGGCCCACATGGGGGCGCACGCCCTGCACATGACCGGCATGGACGGGCTGCGGAAGATGTTCCGGGCCGTGACGGAAAACGGGGCGCGGGCGCTGGGGCTCGAGGGTTACGGACTTGCGCCCGGCTGCAACGCGGATTTCGTGATCCTGCAGGCCTCGGACGAAATCGAGGCGTTGCGTCTGCGCCCGGCGCGGCTGTGGGTCGTGCGCCGGGGCAAGGTGATAAGCCGCACGCCCAAGGTCGAGGCGCGGGTGGATCTGGGGAACGGAGAGGAACTGGTCGATTTCACGTAACGCAGGGCTGTCCTTCACGGCCGGCGCTGCCGCCGTCCGCCAGTTCCCCGAGCCACTGCCCGCTGATGCGCAGTCGCACGACATGGTGCCCGTGCGCATGGCCCACGAGGTCCAGCGAGCGCGCCGCAGCGTCGTATCGGCCTGCAATGTCCAGGCTCGCCGCCTTGAACATGCCGAGGTCCGGCGGCGCTTGCGGATTCCATTTGCTCACGAGCAGGCTTCCGCGCACCGCGCCCTGCTCCACGAACAACCGGCCCTGCCAAAGATAGCCCGGTCCCCCTCCGTCAACGATGCCTTGGCTGACGACCGCCACGCCTTCCTCCACCTTGTCGTATGCCGCGAGGCGCAGCCAGTACATCCCTTCATGCATCGAAGATCCCCCTTGTCTTGCCGCTCGGCGTAGATGCCGAGGAGGTCCACCATTGTGACTCATGGATGGGACAAAAGCAAACCGCCGCCAATTCGATCCCGAACTTGACACCCGTCGCCAATCGTCTCATCGCGGTTCGTCGGCCGAACCCGCTCGTCTCGTCCGGCTCGGACACCCTCGTCAGCACGCACCCGCGCCAGGAGGCGCATCAGGATACGCCCCGTGAACACGCCGCAGAACCGTCCCATGTACCTCTTCCTCATCGGCCTCGCCGTCTTGAGCGCCCTGGGCTTTCAGGGCTGGCGCACGCTTTTCAACAACTACGCCGTCGAGGTGGCTCAGGTCACAGGACAGCAGATGGGCGTCATTCAGGGTCTGCGCGAGGTACCGGGATTCCTGGCACTCCTGGTCATCTATCTGCTCATGTTCGTGCGCGAGCATCGGCTGGCCGTGCTCTCCCTCATGGTCATGGCCCTGGGCGTGATCATGACCGGACTCATGCCCACCTATGCCGGGCTGGTGGTCGCCACCCTGGTCATGTCCTTCGGGTTCCACTACTACGAGACCCTCAACCAGTCCCTGACCCTGCAGTATTTCGACACCGCCCAGAGCCCCGTGGTCATGGGCAGGCTGCGCGCCGTGAGTTCGGCCGCCAACATCGTCATCGGGCTCATCTTCCTGCTGGCCGTGAACCATGTCTCCTACCAAACCCTCTATGTGGCGCTCGGCATCTTCATCATGGGAGCCGTGGCCTGCTTCCTGCTCATGAACCCCGCCCGCAAGGACCTGCCGCTGCAACGCAAGAGCATGGTCCTGCGCTCGCGCTACTGGCTCTTCTACGTACTGACCTTCCTGGCCGGTGCCCGGCGGCAGATTTTCGTGGCCTTCGCCGTATTCCTGATGGTCAAGAAGTTCGGGTATTCCGTGTCGGAAGTGACCGTGCTCTTCATGCTCAACAACGCCGTGAACTACTTCCTGAGCCCCATGATCGGCCGGGCCGTGATCCGTTTCGGGGAGCGCAAGGTGCTCTCGCTGGAGTACGCGGGGCTCATTTTCGTCTTTCTCGGCTATGCCTTCACCGACAGCAAGCTCTTGGTGGCGGCCCTCTACATCCTGGACCACATCTTCTTCAACTTCGCCATGGCCATCCGCTCCTACTTCCAGAAGATCGCCGACCCGCGCGACATCGCCCCGAGCATGGCCGTGGGCTTCACCATCAACCATATCGTGGCCGTGATCATTCCCATCGTGGGCGGCATGCTCTGGATGGTCGACTACCGCATCCCCTTTGTGGGCGGAGCGGCGCTGAGCTGCGTCTCCCTGGCCTTCGTGCAATGCATACGCCCCCCGGAAAAATAGCCGTCAGGCCTTTTCAAAGACGAAGCCCCCGAATCCGAGAATTCGGGGGCTTCGTCCTTTCCGGAGGATGAAAACTCAGCCGAGGATGGCTTTGAGGTCTTCGTCCGGGGTGGTGATGGGCTTGATGTCGAAGTTTTCGACCAGCACGTTCAGCACGTTGGGGGTGATGAAGGCCGGCAGGCTGGGGCCGAGACGGATGCCCTTGATGCCCAGATGCAGGAGCGTCAGCAGGATGGCCACGGCCTTCTGCTCGTACCAGGACAGGACCATGGACAGGGGCAGATCGTTCACGCCGCAGTTGAAGGCTCCGGCCAGGGCCACCGCGATCTGGATGGCCGAGTAGGCGTCGTTGCACTGGCCGATGTCCAGCAGGCGCGGGATGCCGCCGATGTCACCGAGCTTCTTGTCGAAGAAGCGGAACTTGCCGCAGGCCAGGGTCAGGACCACGCAGTCGCTCGGAACCTTCTCGACGAACTCGGTGTAATAGTTGCGGCCGGGCTTGGCGCCGTCACAGCCCGCGACCAGGAAGAAGTGGCGGATGTCGCCGCCCTTGACCGCCGCGATGACCTTGTCGGCCACGCCCAGGACCGCGTTGCGGGCGAACCCGGTCAGCACGCTGCCCTTGTCCTCGTCGGCCGCGAAGCCGGGCATTTCGAGGGCCTTATTGATGACCTGGGAGAAGTCCTTGCCGACGTGGGTCACGCCGGGCCAGCCGACCAGGCCGGTGGTGAAGATGTTGCCCTTGTAGGACTCGACCGGCTTCTGGATGCAGTTGGTGGTCATGAGGATGGCGCCGGGGAACTCGGCGAATTCCTTCTGCTGGTTCTGCCAGGCCGTGCCGTAGTGGCCGTGGAAGTGGGGGTGCTTCTTCAGTTCCGGGTAGCCGTGGCAGGGCAGCATCTCGCCGTGGGTGTAGATGTTGATGCCCCTGCCCGCGGTCTGCTCCAGGAGCAGGCCAAGGTCCTTCAAGTCATGGCCGGAGACGAGGATGGCCTTGCCCTTCTTGGCGCCCAGGGGCACTTCCGTCGGGACCGGGTGGCCGTAGGAGCCGGTGTTGGCGGCGTCCAGGAGTTCCATGGCCTTGAGGTTGGCCTTGCCGCAGCCCAGGCACAGCCCAATGAGTTCATTGAGGCCCAGGCTCTGGTCCAGGGTGGCGGCCATGGCTTCGTGGATGAAGGCGTAAACCTCGTCGGACTCCTTGCCCAGGATGGCCGCATGGTCGGCGTAGGCGGCCACGCCGCGCAGGCCGTAGGTCAGGATCTGGCGCAGGGATTCGAGGTCCGCGTTGGCGTCGGGCTTGGGCGCGAAACCGACCTTCTCGCCCATGGGCACCAGTTGGTTCCGGCCCGCGGCGGTGAATGAAATCTCGGGGTGCGCCGTGAAATCGGGCTGCTCGCCGCCCAGGAACATGCGGGCGATCTTGGTCAGAAAGCCGGCTTCGGGTTCGTTGCCGAAGGCGACCTGACCGCCTGCGGCCTTGACCTTCTCCTTGAGACGGCTCTTGAGAGCGTCGCAGCGCTCGATCATGGCCACGAAGCGGTCGGGATCGAAATCGACGTTGGTCAGGGTGGAAAAAATGGCTTCGCAGGTGAAGCGGTTCACTTCGTTATCGACCACGCCCATCTTGCGGCCGGCATGGGCGTAAAGGGACAGGCCCTTGACGGAATGGGTCAGCAGGTCCTGCAGGGCGGCCACTTCGGGAGTCTTCCCGCACACGCCCATCTTGTCGCATCCCTGGCCCTTGGCAGTCTGTTCACACTGATTGCAAAACATGGTTCAACCTCCATGAGAGTATTGGTGTCGTTGAGACCTCTCTATGCAGGTTGCGCAAAGGCATCTTTGACCTGAATCAAAAACGCCGTTTTCTCAATGTGTTCCGCTCGGACCGCGATTTCGGCCGGGATTTGGGCGGACGCCTCTCGCTCATTCCCCGTACTTGGCCAGCTTGGAGTGCATGGTCTTTCTGGTGATGCCCAGGCGGCGTGCGGCCTCGCTCTTGTTTCCTCCGGCCGCATCCAGGGCGTCGAGAATGGCCGCCCGCTCGAGTTCCTCCAGGGTCAGGTTGGCGAAACCGCCGCCTGTCCGTGGCTCGTCCGGCCCGCCGGAGAGGGCGGGCGGAAGCTCGCGCTCGCCGATGTACTCGCCCAGCGCCAGGACAACGGCGCGCTCCACGGCGTTTTCCAGTTCCCGCACGTTGCCGGGCCAGGAATGCTTGAGCATCCTGTCCATGGCCTCTGGGGTGAACCCCTTGATGTGCTTGCCGTTCTTCTCGGCGAATCTGCGCAGGAAATGCATGGCCAGCAAAGGAATGTCCTCTCCCCGCTCGCGCAGGGGCGGCAGGGCCAGGGCGACCACGTTCAGGCGGTAGTAGAGGTCCTGACGAAAGCGCCCCGCCTCGACCTCGGCCAGCAGGTCACGGTTGGTGGCGGCCACGATGCGCACATCGACCCTGAGGGTCTGGTCCCCGCCCACGCGCTGGATTTCCCGCTCCTGGATGGCCCGCAGCAGCTTGACCTGCATGGAGAGGGGCATCTCCCCGATTTCGTCGAGGAAGATCGTGCCCTTGTCCGCGGCCAAAAAGCGTCCTTCCCTGCGTTTTTCGGCCCCGGTGAAGGCCCCCTTCTCATGGCCGAAAAGCTCGGATTCAAGCAGCGTCTCGGTCAGGGCGGCGCAGTTCACGGCGACATACGGTCCCTTGCGTCGCGAACTGTTGGCGTGGATGGCCCGGGCGATGAGTTCCTTGCCCGTGCCTGACTCGCCCGTGATCATGACCGTGGCCTCGGACGGCGCGATGGTGGCCAGCATCTCCATGAGGCGGCGCATGGGCGGGCTCTGGCCGATGATCCCGCCGGCGTCGAAGGAGGCGGAGAGGGTCTGGCGCAGGGCCCGGTTCTCGTCGCGCAGAGCCGCGTGGTCCAGAGCCCGCTCCATGGTCAGGCGCAGGTCTTCGAAATCCAGGGGCTTGGTCAGGTAGTCGTAGGCGCCGGTCTTGATGGCCTCCACCGCCGTCTCCACGTCGGAGTAGGCCGTCATGATCAGGATGGGTATGGCCGGGTTGTAGGCCTTGATCTCCTTCAGGGCCTCGATGCCGGAGATGCCGGTCATGCGCACGTCCATGAGGATGAGATCGAAGGCCTGCTCCCGGCAGCGCGCCACGGCCGTTTCGCCGTCAGCCGCCTCCTCCATGCGGTAGCCCCAGTCTGCCAGGAGCGTCGTCAGCATGCCCCTGTGGCCGGGGTCGTCGTCGACGACGAGAATGGTGATGCGGGAAGGTTTCATGCCGGTCTCCTTGTAACGGGAAGCTCGATGGTGAAGACGGTGCCCCGGCCCACGGTGCTCTCGACCTTTATGGCCGCGCCATGCCCCTCGACGATACGGTGCACGATGGCCAGCCCCAGGCCCGTGCCTGAAGCCTTGGTGGTGAAGTACGGGTTGAATATGTCGCCCAGGACTTCGGGCGGCATGCCGTGCCCCGAGTCTTCGATGCGCAGGGAGACGATTCCTTCCGCCTGATCCTGGGCCGTCGAGATACGCAGCGTGCTGCCCTGATCCATGGCCTGCACGGCATTGAGGAAGAGGTTGAGCAGGGCCTGGGTCATGCGTTCGGGGTCCAGGGGGATGGGCGGCAGTTCCCC is drawn from Desulfomicrobium escambiense DSM 10707 and contains these coding sequences:
- a CDS encoding ABC transporter ATP-binding protein; this encodes MSNTPVLRLRGITKHFGPLAANDDISLTLDAGEMLALLGENGAGKTTLMSILFGHYVADAGTVEVQGSPLPSGSPRAALAAGVGMVHQHFTLAGNMTVLENIMLGTEPLWGFRRNSARALAKLGSLMERFRLHVNPHAMVRGLSVGERQRVEILKVLYRDARILILDEPTAVLTPQESDHLFATLRELVSQGLSVIFITHKLREVMAASDRCVVLRHGRVVLETSTKATSAEDLAKAMVGANIPQATRIPHPPGEEVLVLDRVRTGCPDRGVDLDELTLSVRAHEILGIAGVSGNGQALLADLLSGLVAPTGGHVVLRGQTVSSLTPAAMIRAGVGRVPDDRTGTGLVADMTVMENLSTEIYRLPGFSKRGMLNFKALASRAAQLMDVFDIRCAGADAPVRKLSGGNMQKLILARVLSQGPHLILANQPTWGLDVGATAAVHQHLLDAARRGAGVVLISEDLDELFQLSDRIQVMYQGRLSSPEDTATVDRARLGLMMSGQTFDQRGAA
- a CDS encoding ABC transporter permease; the encoded protein is MRLEPRESMAFGWQVGAPLLAVVAAMAICSGLILWAGASPLSAWGLLLKGALGSTFALTETLTRATPLIFTGLAAAVAFRAKLWNIGGEGQFYVGACMATWLGTGMIDLPAWLMIPFLFLTGALAGGLFLLIPTWLKTRLKADEVVTTLLLNFVVLLVVNWLVFGPWKDPMAMGWPQAAPVVDSAMLPVLVPKSSLHLGFVLALACAGLVWWMMRFTVWGFEIRAVGASLKASTFAGMPVGATIVRTALLSGGLAAMAGVSELCGVKGYLTLDLSPGFGYSGIVVAMLAALHPLGVVLSAMFIAIIYIGADSMSRAITISNYIADVTTAVSLLMVLLAMFLTRYRIRWK
- a CDS encoding ABC transporter permease; amino-acid sequence: MDILSLVFETGFWLATVRMATPLIFGTMGELICERAGVLNLGIEGIMAAGCMSGWTWVYLGGTLWGGVLFAACVGAGLGLLHAVFTVHLGLSQHVTGLGITMLGASLSSFAFRMILPQVTTPPKIVPFAPLDIPVLSTLPFIGPVLFSQTALTLTAFILVAVTAYVLLRTPLGLALRMVGENPLAAEAQGLSVLGLRTGAVMAGSALMAVGGAFLTLAAFDAFYIGMVNGRGWICIALVVFSSWKPGKALLGTLLFAAFDAIQMRVQQQSISAIPYQFYLMLPYLCSILALIAMSRKAAYPKALLVPFRKGER
- a CDS encoding amidohydrolase family protein; its protein translation is MLDLLIINAALPGQEALTEIGCKDGRIVMVEPGIKVEAAQTIDAEGFLVTPPFVDSHFHMDATLSAGMPRRNESGTLLEGIRIWGELKPDLTPQGLKERALKLLRWSVAKGNLAIRTHVDTTDPSLMAVDVLLEVREEMKAYVDIQLVAFPQDGVLRAPKGVELLERALDKGVDVVGGIPHFERTMDQGRESVRVLCEIAAKRGLMVDMHCDESDDPHSRHVESLAYETQRLGLHGRVTGSHLTSMHSMDNYYVSKLLPLMAEAGMHCVCNPLVNMNLQGRHDTYPKRRGLMRVPELMGMGINVAFGHDDVMDPWYPMGSHDMLEVAHMGAHALHMTGMDGLRKMFRAVTENGARALGLEGYGLAPGCNADFVILQASDEIEALRLRPARLWVVRRGKVISRTPKVEARVDLGNGEELVDFT
- a CDS encoding GrlR family regulatory protein, coding for MYWLRLAAYDKVEEGVAVVSQGIVDGGGPGYLWQGRLFVEQGAVRGSLLVSKWNPQAPPDLGMFKAASLDIAGRYDAAARSLDLVGHAHGHHVVRLRISGQWLGELADGGSAGREGQPCVT
- a CDS encoding MFS transporter, coding for MNTPQNRPMYLFLIGLAVLSALGFQGWRTLFNNYAVEVAQVTGQQMGVIQGLREVPGFLALLVIYLLMFVREHRLAVLSLMVMALGVIMTGLMPTYAGLVVATLVMSFGFHYYETLNQSLTLQYFDTAQSPVVMGRLRAVSSAANIVIGLIFLLAVNHVSYQTLYVALGIFIMGAVACFLLMNPARKDLPLQRKSMVLRSRYWLFYVLTFLAGARRQIFVAFAVFLMVKKFGYSVSEVTVLFMLNNAVNYFLSPMIGRAVIRFGERKVLSLEYAGLIFVFLGYAFTDSKLLVAALYILDHIFFNFAMAIRSYFQKIADPRDIAPSMAVGFTINHIVAVIIPIVGGMLWMVDYRIPFVGGAALSCVSLAFVQCIRPPEK
- the hcp gene encoding hydroxylamine reductase, producing the protein MFCNQCEQTAKGQGCDKMGVCGKTPEVAALQDLLTHSVKGLSLYAHAGRKMGVVDNEVNRFTCEAIFSTLTNVDFDPDRFVAMIERCDALKSRLKEKVKAAGGQVAFGNEPEAGFLTKIARMFLGGEQPDFTAHPEISFTAAGRNQLVPMGEKVGFAPKPDANADLESLRQILTYGLRGVAAYADHAAILGKESDEVYAFIHEAMAATLDQSLGLNELIGLCLGCGKANLKAMELLDAANTGSYGHPVPTEVPLGAKKGKAILVSGHDLKDLGLLLEQTAGRGINIYTHGEMLPCHGYPELKKHPHFHGHYGTAWQNQQKEFAEFPGAILMTTNCIQKPVESYKGNIFTTGLVGWPGVTHVGKDFSQVINKALEMPGFAADEDKGSVLTGFARNAVLGVADKVIAAVKGGDIRHFFLVAGCDGAKPGRNYYTEFVEKVPSDCVVLTLACGKFRFFDKKLGDIGGIPRLLDIGQCNDAYSAIQIAVALAGAFNCGVNDLPLSMVLSWYEQKAVAILLTLLHLGIKGIRLGPSLPAFITPNVLNVLVENFDIKPITTPDEDLKAILG
- a CDS encoding sigma-54-dependent transcriptional regulator, whose amino-acid sequence is MKPSRITILVVDDDPGHRGMLTTLLADWGYRMEEAADGETAVARCREQAFDLILMDVRMTGISGIEALKEIKAYNPAIPILIMTAYSDVETAVEAIKTGAYDYLTKPLDFEDLRLTMERALDHAALRDENRALRQTLSASFDAGGIIGQSPPMRRLMEMLATIAPSEATVMITGESGTGKELIARAIHANSSRRKGPYVAVNCAALTETLLESELFGHEKGAFTGAEKRREGRFLAADKGTIFLDEIGEMPLSMQVKLLRAIQEREIQRVGGDQTLRVDVRIVAATNRDLLAEVEAGRFRQDLYYRLNVVALALPPLRERGEDIPLLAMHFLRRFAEKNGKHIKGFTPEAMDRMLKHSWPGNVRELENAVERAVVLALGEYIGERELPPALSGGPDEPRTGGGFANLTLEELERAAILDALDAAGGNKSEAARRLGITRKTMHSKLAKYGE